In Centropristis striata isolate RG_2023a ecotype Rhode Island chromosome 15, C.striata_1.0, whole genome shotgun sequence, a genomic segment contains:
- the LOC131986360 gene encoding G protein-activated inward rectifier potassium channel 3-like, which translates to MISTVMCSRETLQNVQCNNHIRSSVRVAPRRNTIPQTQALTAKHLLAYLPRPQSESIRYTPYTYKATAQPAVSAMMTTERASLIHNLNYTKCSSLPPSREASPTQTPCSQSSHALTWADQEPPQPLTLHIAPLEPIEEAPKPAHSHRNRHLKRFSSRWQSRGSICSSNLPVSAIEKLHGAKSHKKRCKLLGDEHSLHVSASNQRQRYITKDGKCRVNLGPIVDKSRFISDIFTTLVDLKCRWFLLVFTMCYILTWVAFGGIYFFGAWLRDDITHVHDPLWEPCFQNVDSFLSALLLSLESQRTIGYGSRMVTANCPEGTVLLMVQSILGSIIDALMVGCMFVKISRPQQRAQTLIFSKHCVICQRDEKLCLLFRIGDLRASHMVDAKIRAKLIKSRQTKEGEFIPLEQSEINLGYDCGGDRLLLVEPQTITHVINDSSPFWEVGSERLKRETFEIIVILEGIVEASGMTCQARTSYTEDEVLWGHRFESCISLEKGAFRVDYSAFDKIFEVQMSQLSAKDRSTLKEQEIRF; encoded by the exons ATGATCTCCACTGTGATGTGCAGCAGAGAAACGCTACAAAACGTTCAGTGCAACAATCACATCAGGAGCTCCGTAAGGGTCGCGCCTCGCAGGAACACCATTCCACAGACACAGGCTCTCACTGCAAAACACCTGCTGGCATACCTGCCCCGACCACAGTCAGAATCAATCCGTTACACTCCTTACACCTACAAG GCTACAGCTCAACCCGCTGTTTCTGCCATGATGACCACAGAAAGAGCTTCTCTCATCCACAACTTGAACTATACAAAGTGCTCATCACTCCCACCGTCCCGGGAGGCTTCTCCCACCCAGACTCCCTGCAGCCAGTCCTCTCATGCTTTGACTTGGGCCGACCAGGAGCCCCCCCAGCCGCTAACTCTCCACATAGCTCCTCTGGAACCAATAGAGGAGGCGCCGAAGCCTGCGCATTCACATCGCAACAGACACCTCAAGCGTTTCAGCTCCAGGTGGCAATCAAGAGGCTCCATTTGCAGCAGCAACCTTCCTGTCTCTGCAATCGAGAAGCTGCATGGTGCAAAGAGTCACAAGAAGAGATGTAAGCTGCTGGGTGACGAGCACTCGTTGCATGTTTCCGCCAGCAATCAGCGCCAACGTTACATCACCAAGGATGGCAAGTGCAGGGTCAATCTGGGACCTATTGTAGACAAGAGTCGCTTTATCTCAGATATTTTCACCACATTAGTCGACCTCAAGTGTCGCTGGTTCCTTCTCGTCTTTACTATGTGCTACATTCTCACATGGGTGGCCTTTGGTGGGATCTACTTCTTCGGTGCCTGGTTgcgcgatgacatcacacatgttCATGACCCTCTATGGGAGCCATGTTTTCAAAATGTAGACAGTTTTCTGTCGGCCCTGCTGCTGTCATTAGAGAGCCAGAGGACAATTGGGTACGGCTCCAGGATGGTGACAGCTAATTGCCCTGAGGGTACGGTGCTTCTGATGGTCCAGTCCATCCTCGGCTCCATTATCGATGCTCTGATGGTGGGCTGCATGTTTGTTAAGATCTCCCGCCCACAGCAAAGGGCCCAGACGCTGATCTTCAGCAAGCACTGCGTCATATGTCAGCGTGACGAGAAGCTGTGCCTGCTCTTCCGCATTGGTGATCTGAGAGCAAGCCACATGGTGGATGCTAAGATCCGGGCCAAACTGATCAAATCCAGGCAGACCAAGGAGGGCGAGTTCATCCCACTGGAGCAGTCGGAAATCAACCTGGGCTATGACTGCGGGGGAGACAGGCTGCTTCTGGTGGAACCCCAAACCATCACCCATGTCATCAATGACAGCAGCCCTTTCTGGGAGGTGGGGTCCGAGCGCTTGAAGAGGGAGACCTTTGAGATCATTGTCATCCTCGAGGGCATCGTGGAAGCATCGG GCATGACATGCCAGGCGCGGACATCCTACACAGAGGACGAGGTCCTTTGGGGCCACCGATTTGAGTCGTGCATTTCCTTGGAGAAAGGGGCGTTTCGTGTGGACTACAGTGCATTTGATAAAATCTTTGAAGTCCAAATGTCCCAACTCAGTGCAAAAGACAGAAGCACACTCAAGGAACAAGAAATCAGGTTTTAG